From a single Nicotiana tomentosiformis chromosome 2, ASM39032v3, whole genome shotgun sequence genomic region:
- the LOC104092935 gene encoding zeatin O-glucosyltransferase-like — translation MAKTSNLENHDQEKVAVVMVPLPAQGHLNQLLHLSRLISAYHLPLHYVGTTTHTRQAKIRVQGWDPHSISIIHFHEFSTPSYEIPPPNPQSSTKFPSQLMPSFHATCHLRDPITSLLRELARCNKRVIVIYDSLIAWLLRDAPSIANVECYSFRSISALNIHSLALDFAGKSIDANLPSIQGCFTQEFLEFSRVQTEFRELVNSGDLYNSCYEIEGLYLDLLAKEKPVSHKQWAVGPLNPVILYDKKDSNKRHKCLEWLDKQEPNSVIFVSFGTTTSLSDKEIKELAMGLEQSKQRFIWVLRDADKGDIFTGDIRKVELPKGYEERVKGRGLIVRDWAPQLEILGHLSTGGFMSHCGWNSCMESISMGVPIIAWPMHSDQPRNAFLVTDVLKIGIVLKDWALRDELVTSVIVKECVKRLMDSVEGDKMRQRAIELSKSVVDGGGSGKEMDSFIAHITR, via the coding sequence ATGGCTAAAACTAGCAATCTTGAAAATCATGACCAAGAGAAGGTGGCTGTAGTAATGGTGCCACTTCCGGCACAAGGTCATCTCAACCAACTCCTCCACCTCTCGCGCCTCATCTCCGCCTATCACCTCCCACTCCATTACGTCGGAACCACCACGCACACCCGCCAAGCGAAAATTCGAGTTCAAGGGTGGGACCCACATTCCATATCTATCATCCATTTTCACGAATTTTCCACCCCATCTTACGAAATTCCACCTCCTAATCCACAATCCTCAACCAAATTTCCTTCCCAACTTATGCCATCTTTTCATGCCACGTGTCATCTCCGCGACCCAATCACTTCTCTTTTACGTGAACTCGCGAGGTGCAACAAACGAGTGATTGTTATTTATGATTCTTTAATAGCTTGGCTACTCCGAGATGCACCTTCTATAGCAAATGTTGAATGCTATAGCTTTCGTAGCATCTCAGCTCTTAATATTCACTCACTCGCCCTGGATTTTGCTGGAAAATCTATTGACGCAAACCTTCCATCAATACAAGGCTGCTTTACCCAAGAATTCTTAGAATTTTCCAGAGTACAAACTGAGTTCAGGGAACTTGTTAATTCTGGCGATTTATACAACTCTTGctatgaaattgaaggattgtaTCTTGATTTGCTAGCTAAAGAAAAACCTGTAAGTCATAAACAATGGGCTGTTGGTCCATTAAATCCAGTGATACTATATGACAAAAAAGATTCAAATAAACGCCATAAATGTCTCGAGTGGCTCGACAAACAAGAACCAAATTCTGTCATATTTGTGTCTTTTGGTACAACAACTTCACTTTCAGATAAGGAAATCAAAGAGTTGGCAATGGGGTTGGAACAAAGCAAGCAAAGATTCATATGGGTATTGAGAGATGCAGATAAAGGAGATATTTTTACAGGGGATATTAGAAAAGTTGAGTTACCAAAAGGGTATGAAGAAAGAGTGAAAGGAAGAGGACTTATAGTAAGAGACTGGGCTCCACAATTGGAAATTTTGGGGCATTTATCGACAGGCGGATTCATGAGTCATTGCGGATGGAATTCTTGTATGGAAAGTATTTCAATGGGAGTGCCAATAATAGCTTGGCCAATGCATTCTGATCAGCCAAGAAATGCATTTTTGGTCACAGATGTGTTGAAAATTGGTATAGTGTTGAAGGATTGGGCACTCAGAGATGAATTGGTGACTTCAGTTATAGTAAAAGAATGTGTTAAAAGATTGATGGATTCAGTAGAAGGAGATAAAATGAGACAAAGGGCTATAGAGTTGAGCAAATCTGTGGTAGATGGTGGTGGCAGTGGCAAGGAGATGGACTCTTTCATCGCACACATCACAAGATAA